TCTGCGCGGCCGGGTCGCGCTCAAAGATGACGCGGATGTCGTTTTGGATTCGACGAAACATCTCTCCCTCCTCCCCTGAAAAGCTTCTTTACCTGACCAATAAAGTCAATTATTAGGGAAAATGGCGATAAAGGAAAGGATTTTTTTTAACCGTTTTTCCTTGATCCCCCGGACCGCGAGGAGATCCTCCGGACGCCGGAAGCCCCCGCGCCTTGCCCTCTCCTTTGCGATCTCCCTCGCAATCGGGTCGGAGATGCCGGGAAGCCCGGATAGCTCCCGGATTCCCGCGCGGTTGATGTCCACACGCTCCCCGAGAAGAAACCTCTGGCGGACGTTGAGGGGACCTCCGTGCCCTCCCGTCGCCTCGGGCACGTCCGGAAAAACGGGGGAACTGTCGCGGGCGGATCGGGGGGGCGGCGCGAAGCCGGGCGAAAGGGATGGCTTCGGAGCCAGAAGGGAAAACCCCGAAGCGAGCATATTTCCTACCAGAAAAATCAGGGATAGGAGAAGAATCGCCCTCGGATCGCTACGCTTGCTCTCCCGGGATGACCCCCCGGGACTTC
This sequence is a window from Candidatus Deferrimicrobiaceae bacterium. Protein-coding genes within it:
- a CDS encoding helix-hairpin-helix domain-containing protein, with translation MPEATGGHGGPLNVRQRFLLGERVDINRAGIRELSGLPGISDPIAREIAKERARRGGFRRPEDLLAVRGIKEKRLKKILSFIAIFPNN